The proteins below come from a single Antennarius striatus isolate MH-2024 chromosome 18, ASM4005453v1, whole genome shotgun sequence genomic window:
- the LOC137612720 gene encoding leucine-rich repeat-containing protein 30-like produces MGGRQSRSLSSKELNEVTVSQRRKSAWRDEQPSLSSAAERIRRQTTVHFGYSTLSLAMRGLDGTPAELWELRELQKLNLSMNYLCSLPPALGTLDNLVVLNLWGNNLSSLPPEIGLLKKLRVLFACRNRLSEVPEELGYCACLEVLSLANNQITGLPSSFAAMHNLTKLNLSHNHIAHIPTCVYSMKGLVFLHLACNRLETIADQIQDLVNLKILIVEGNSIHTLPKTLCFLETLELLNVDFNDLQNVPMEMYLLSRLRRLACHPLDKGLHIIHNPLLKPIQEVLQGGLSALYNYLKPT; encoded by the coding sequence ATGGGTGGGAGGCAATCTCGCAGTCTCTCCAGCAAGGAATTGAACGAGGTGACCGTGAGTCAAAGGAGAAAGAGTGCTTGGAGAGACGAACAGCCAAGCCTTTCCTCGGCCGCTGAGAGGATCCGGAGACAAACCACAGTTCACTTTGGCTATAGTACCCTCAGCCTGGCCATGCGAGGCCTTGATGGAACCCCAGCAGAGCTGTGGGAACTCCGAGAACTGCAGAAGCTAAACTTGTCCATGAACTACCTGTGCTCTCTCCCCCCTGCCCTGGGCACCTTGGACAATCTGGTTGTTCTTAATTTGTGGGGAAACAATCTGTCCAGTTTGCCACCAGAGATTGGCCTCCTGAAGAAGCTGCGTGTTCTCTTTGCCTGTCGTAACCGGCTGAGTGAAGTCCCGGAGGAGCTGGGCTACTGTGCCTGCCTGGAAGTGCTCAGCCTGGCCAACAACCAGATCACAGGTCTCCCCAGCAGCTTTGCAGCCATGCACAATCTGACCAAACTCAACCTGAGCCACAACCACATCGCTCACATCCCAACCTGCGTCTACAGCATGAAGGGCCTGGTCTTTCTGCACCTGGCTTGCAACCGTCTGGAGACTATTGCAGATCAGATCCAGGACTTGGTCAACCTGAAGATCCTAATTGTGGAGGGAAACAGTATCCACACACTACCGAAGACGCTATGCTTCCTGGAGACTTTAGAACTTCTCAACGTGGACTTTAATGACTTACAAAACGTCCCCATGGAAATGTACTTACTGAGCAggctaaggaggctggcctgcCACCCGCTGGATAAAGGACTTCATATTATTCACAACCCCCTCCTCAAGCCGATTCAGGAGGTATTGCAAGGAGGACTCAGTGCCCTCTATAACTACCTCAAGCCCACTTGA
- the LOC137612721 gene encoding GTP-binding protein Rheb: MPQPKSRKIAILGYRSVGKSSLTIQFVEGQFVDSYDPTIENTFTKMITINGQEYHLQLVDTAGQDEYSIFPQTYSIDINGYILVYSVTSNKSFEVVQVIHEKLLDMVGKVQVPIMLVGNKNDLHMERVISCEEGKALADSWNAAFMESSAKENQTAVEVFRRMILEAEKMDGGVQPGKTSCSMM; this comes from the exons ATGCCGCAGCCGAAATCACGAAAAATCGCCATCCTCGGGTACAGATCCGTAG GAAAGTCCTCCTTGACAATTCAGTTTGTGGAAGGCCAGTTTGTCGACTCCTATGATCCCACAATAGAAAACA CATTCACTAAAATGATCACAATAAACGGGCAGGAGTACCATCTTCAGCTGGTAGACACAGCGGGACAG GATGAGTACTCCATCTTCCCACAGACCTACTCCATAGATATAAATGGGTACATCCTGGTCTATTCAGTCACATCCAACAAAAG CTTTGAAGTTGTACAAGTTATCCATGAAAAACTGTTGGACATGGTCGGAAAGGTCCA AGTACCAATTATGCTTGTGGGAAACAAAAATGACCTACATATGGAGCG tgTTATCAGCTGTGAAGAAGGAAAAGCATTAGCCGACTCCTGGAACGCTGCCTTCATGGAATCCTCAGCTAAAGAGAACCAG ACGGCTGTGGAGGTTTTCCGAAGGATGATCCTGGAGGCAGAGAAGATGGATGGCGGTGTGCAGCCAGGAAAAACGTCCTGCTCCATGATGTAG
- the LOC137612719 gene encoding activin receptor type-2B-like, whose amino-acid sequence MSFSWLTCSLLLGTLCAGYSLGEAETRECVYYNDNWRTERTNQSGFERCEGEKDKRLHCYASWLNSSGTIKLVKKGCWLDDFNCYDRQECVSMDENPQVYFCCCEGNYCNERFTHLPDMIGSGNRVKIRPPPRVPSLLNVLVYSLLPLCVLSLALVLALWMYRHRKPPYGHVDLSEDPGPAPPSPLVGLKPLQLLEIKARGRFGCVWKAQLMSEYVAVKIFPVQDKQSWQNEREIFMTPGMRHENLLRYVGAEKHGANLQSELWLITEFHERGSLTDHLKGNTVTWSELCHVAETMSRGLAYLHEDIPSYKGEGPKPTIAHRDFKSKNVMLREDLTAVIGDFGLAVRFEPGKPPGDTHGQVGTRRYMAPEVLEGAINFQRDSFLRIDMYAMGLVLWELVSRCTEADGTVGEYMLPFEDEIGQHPSLEDLQDVVVHKKMRPVIKDCWLKHPGLSQMCETIEECWDHDAEARLSAGCVEERIGQIARTISSTTSDSPASIVMSLTNEDLPPKESST is encoded by the exons ATGTCTTTTTCATGGCTGACTTGTTCACTTCTTCTGGGAACTTTATGCGCAG GGTACAGTCTGGGCGAAGCAGAGACCCGGGAGTGCGTGTACTACAATGATAACTGGCGTACGGAGAGGACCAACCAGAGCGGGTTTGAGCGCTGCGAGGGGGAAAAGGACAAGCGACTGCACTGTTACGCGTCCTGGCTCAACTCCTCAGGGACCATCAAGCTGGTGAAGAAAGGCTGCTGGCTGGATGACTTCAACTGCTATGACAG GCAAGAGTGTGTGTCTATGGACGAAAACCCTCAGGTTTATTTCTGCTGCTGTGAGGGCAACTACTGCAATGAACGATTCACCCACCTCCCTGACATGATTGGCAGTGGCAACCGAG TGAAAATCCGACCTCCCCCTCGAGTGCCGTCCTTGCTCAACGTGCTCGTGTATTCCCTGCTGCCTCTCTGTGTGCTGTCCCTGGCCCTGGTTCTGGCCTTGTGGATGTACCGCCACCGCAAGCCTCCCTATGGCCACGTAGACCTGAGCGAG GATCCTGGGCCGGCTCCTCCATCTCCCCTCGTGGGTCTGAAACCACTGCAGCTGCTGGAAATCAAAGCCAGGGGGCGCTTTGGGTGCGTGTGGAAAGCCCAGCTAATGAGTGAATATGTTGCAGTCAAGATCTTCCCTGTTCAG GATAAGCAGTCATGGCAGAATGAGCGGGAGATATTCATGACTCCAGGGATGCGTCATGAAAACCTCTTGCGTTACGTCGGCGCGGAGAAGCATGGAGCTAACCTTCAAAGTGAGCTGTGGCTCATCACAGAGTTCCATGAGAGG GGCTCTTTGACAGACCATCTGAAGGGCAACACTGTGACATGGAGTGAGCTGTGTCATGTAGCAGAGACCATGTCCCGTGGCCTGGCGTACCTCCACGAGGACATTCCCAGCTACAAAGGAGAGGGGCCCAAACCCACCATAGCACACAG GGACTTCAAGAGTAAGAATGTGATGCTCCGAGAGGACCTGACTGCGGTCATTGGAGACTTTGGGCTGGCTGTCCGATTTGAACCTGGTAAACCTCCAGGAGATACTCACGGCCAG GTCGGTACGAGGCGCTACATGGCTCCAGAGGTGCTAGAGGGAGCCATCAACTTCCAGAGAGACTCCTTCCTGAGGATAGACATGTACGCTATGGGACTGGTGCTGTGGGAGCTGGTGTCTCGCTGCACAGAGGCAGATG GTACAGTTGGCGAGTACATGCTGCCGTTTGAGGATGAAATAGGCCAACACCCCTCCCTGGAGGATCTGCAGGATGTGGTCGTGCACAAGAAGATGCGTCCAGTCATTAAAGACTGCTGGCTGAAACATCCT GGTCTGAGTCAGATGTGTGAAACCATCGAGGAATGCTGGGACCACGACGCAGAGGCACGATTGTCTGCTGGCTGCGTGGAGGAGCGCATCGGTCAGATTGCCAGAACGATCAGCAGCACTACCTCAGACAGCCCTGCCTCCATTGTGATGTCTCTCACCAATGAGGACCTACCTCCCAAAGAGTCCAGCACCTGA
- the ly97.3 gene encoding CD59 glycoprotein has product MKFFVLVLAVALLFTVGEALNCHRCVPKEAGGSCELSVETCKPEKDICAAVRFLRPPNGQYQKCMTMSDCEMMKTNAYIKLKCCSKDMCNTF; this is encoded by the exons ATGAAGTTTTTTGTCTTGGTTTTGGCTGTTGCCCTGCTGTTTACAGTTG GTGAAGCCCTGAATTGCCACAGGTGTGTTCCCAAGGAGGCTGGAGGATCCTGTGAGCTCTCAGTGGAGACCTGTAAACCAGAGAAGGACATATGTGCTGCTGTCAGATTCCTCAGACCACCAA ATGGCCAGTACCAGAAATGCATGACTATGTCAGACTGTGAAATGATGAAGACAAACGCCTACATCAAGTTGAAGTGCTGCAGCAAAGACATGTGCAACACCTTCTAA